In a single window of the Dreissena polymorpha isolate Duluth1 chromosome 3, UMN_Dpol_1.0, whole genome shotgun sequence genome:
- the LOC127875338 gene encoding cysteine-rich venom protein latisemin-like, whose translation MLIKTGRWRETFSDASGMTPELLTVIKIFMPHDRYATFPEVTTIGVGWVGACDGLEPDVQELILEAHNTVRRAVTPTASNMQLMSWDESIANLAQRWAENCVWGHDTNDTDIGRFSFGQNIAQSSGNLDWNKAISNWANEKNVYTYNGDNGGKVVGHYTQIVWAESSKVGCGYARCNGRNYYVCNYGPG comes from the exons ATGCTAATAAAAACTGGAAGATGGCGAGAAACGTTCAGTGATGCATCAGGTATGACCCCTGAGCTGTTGACT GTTATCAAGATCTTTATGCCACATGATCGCTACGCCACCTTTCCCGAAGTAACGACCATTGGCGTAGGCTGGGTTGGCGCATGTGATG GTTTAGAGCCTGATGTGCAGGAGTTGATTTTGGAGGCCCACAACACGGTTCGGCGTGCCGTCACGCCCACAGCCTCCAACATGCAGTTGATG AGTTGGGATGAGTCTATAGCAAATTTGGCCCAGAGATGGGCGGAAAATTGTGTCTGGGGCCATGATACGAATGATACCGATATCG GGCGCTTTTCATTTGGCCAGAACATCGCACAATCTAGTGGCAACTTGGACTGGAACAAGGCAATCTCAAACTGGGCAAACGAGAAAAATGTCTACacgtacaatggcgacaatggaGGCAAGGTTGTGGGGCACTATACACAG ATTGTGTGGGCAGAGTCATCAAAAGTTGGCTGTGGATATGCCCGCTGTAACGGTCGAAATTATTATGTGTGCAACTATGGCCCAGGGTAA
- the LOC127872837 gene encoding uncharacterized protein DDB_G0290587-like, with amino-acid sequence MYFKCYFRQDCGGLVCLNGGTLDLKACTCTCKRPFNVQPNCALNCEVAVDPTHCKTRYTGLCEVYSNVPYDCPNMCKWCPNAVTVSTTAVSTTAVSSTTVSTTAVSSTTVSSTTSVTTPSPLSSPVVLTSSAPSATATSTTKQDAKFLK; translated from the exons atgtacttcaaatgTTATTTCCGTCAAGATTGTGGCGGGTTGGTGTGTCTAAACGGAGGGACCCTGGACTTGAAGGCGTGCACATGTACCTGCAAGCGGCCATTCAACGTGCAACCGAATTGTGCAC TGAACTGCGAGGTCGCCGTAGATCCTACACACTGTAAGACTCGTTATACAGGACTATGTGAGGTGTACTCCAACGTACCATATGACTGTCCCAACATGTGCAAGTGGTGCCCAAACGCGG TGACCGTTTCCACCACGGCCGTTTCCACCACGGCCGTTTCCTCCACGACCGTTTCCACCACGGCCGTTTCCTCCACGACCGTTTCCTCCACGACCTCTGTTACCACGCCCTCGCCACTGAGTTCCCCCGTTGTTCTGACCAGCAGCGCTCCCTCCGCTACCGCTACTAgcaccacgaagcaag ACGCGAAATTCCTT